One genomic region from bacterium HR17 encodes:
- the phoP_2 gene encoding Alkaline phosphatase synthesis transcriptional regulatory protein PhoP — MADYILVVDDEEAVRSVIAESLRRDGFEVREACDGQDALEQVVADPPSLIVMDVLMPHLDGFSLCRTIRQMPEPFNRVPIIMVTALDTHLGQQMGREVGADLYLTKPFSPRELRQRVRELLATRQTCERSAD; from the coding sequence ATGGCGGACTACATTTTGGTCGTAGATGATGAAGAGGCAGTGCGGTCAGTTATCGCAGAGTCATTGCGGCGGGATGGGTTTGAAGTGCGGGAAGCCTGCGACGGACAGGACGCACTGGAGCAAGTTGTTGCTGATCCCCCCTCGTTGATCGTGATGGATGTTCTCATGCCCCATTTGGACGGCTTTTCCTTGTGCCGCACCATCCGACAGATGCCTGAACCCTTCAACCGGGTGCCCATCATCATGGTCACTGCGTTGGACACCCACTTGGGTCAGCAAATGGGGCGCGAGGTGGGAGCAGACCTTTACCTGACAAAGCCGTTCAGCCCGCGCGAGTTGCGCCAGCGGGTGCGGGAGTTGTTGGCGACCCGTCAAACCTGCGAGCGCTCCGCTGATTGA
- the phoP_3 gene encoding Alkaline phosphatase synthesis transcriptional regulatory protein PhoP has protein sequence MKWRILVVDDEVAIVRMLRDRLETEGFEVLTAYDGVQALEIARQERPNLIVMDVMMPQMDGLTVARLLRDDPTTAHIPIVMLTARGQESDEQAGYAAGAARYFTKPFSPRQLVQEIRALLREAAPPHEQL, from the coding sequence ATGAAATGGCGTATCTTGGTCGTGGATGACGAAGTGGCAATCGTGCGCATGCTACGGGACCGGTTGGAGACAGAGGGTTTTGAAGTTTTGACGGCTTACGACGGCGTCCAAGCGTTGGAGATCGCCCGTCAGGAGCGCCCTAACCTTATCGTCATGGATGTGATGATGCCCCAGATGGATGGGTTGACAGTGGCTCGGCTTTTGCGCGATGACCCCACAACCGCCCATATCCCTATCGTGATGCTGACCGCACGGGGACAAGAAAGCGATGAGCAAGCCGGCTACGCCGCCGGTGCCGCTCGCTATTTTACGAAACCGTTCAGCCCCCGCCAACTGGTGCAAGAAATTCGCGCCCTTTTACGAGAGGCTGCGCCGCCGCACGAGCAGTTGTAA
- the gyrA_2 gene encoding DNA gyrase subunit A, with protein sequence MVVPQKPLYLLIVTRDGYAKRTPLEEIKPRRKGSKGASALREELKLGGAAVVSDNGDVLIVTARGRVLRTDVREIAVISRTGRGGRVIQLEEGDQVVAVLPL encoded by the coding sequence ATGGTTGTGCCGCAAAAACCGTTGTACCTGCTGATCGTCACCCGCGACGGTTACGCCAAACGCACACCGTTGGAGGAAATCAAACCGCGCCGTAAAGGCTCCAAAGGGGCATCGGCTCTGCGCGAGGAGCTAAAACTGGGCGGTGCCGCTGTCGTCAGCGACAACGGCGATGTGCTCATCGTCACCGCACGCGGACGGGTGCTGCGCACCGATGTCCGCGAAATCGCCGTCATCTCCCGCACCGGTCGGGGTGGGCGCGTCATCCAATTGGAAGAAGGCGACCAGGTCGTCGCCGTGTTGCCACTTTAA